A genomic window from Cloacibacillus evryensis DSM 19522 includes:
- a CDS encoding alpha/beta hydrolase — translation MADRFKNEVTILPGSFGTREVKLSRLYPETENGTHVLLLHGVHSSANLSAHNKFRHLACILAERGFTPWLCETSRRPVDREDYNDNIAGWAMDAFRGKNFKNELDDCAAALCHVESLSPAKLWIWGFSLGGIIALALACGSGAPIEKVIVSGTGLVSMPEAERTMMSLPILSTLRETIDPDMLDDVRAKEAVAFRGTNDGIFSDAACRSLLAAINIPEENKKYLVIEGADHSMKMRNGRHDSKIMDEMLSMLTGQ, via the coding sequence ATGGCAGACAGATTCAAAAATGAAGTGACCATCCTGCCCGGCAGCTTCGGCACCCGGGAAGTGAAGCTGAGCCGCCTCTATCCCGAGACGGAAAACGGCACGCATGTGCTGTTGCTCCACGGCGTCCACAGCAGCGCAAACCTGTCGGCGCACAATAAATTCCGCCATCTTGCCTGCATACTGGCGGAGCGGGGATTCACTCCCTGGCTCTGCGAGACGAGCAGGCGGCCGGTGGACCGCGAAGACTACAACGACAATATCGCGGGCTGGGCGATGGACGCTTTCCGCGGCAAAAACTTTAAGAATGAACTGGACGACTGCGCCGCCGCGCTTTGCCATGTGGAGTCCCTGTCTCCCGCGAAGCTGTGGATCTGGGGTTTTTCGCTCGGCGGCATAATCGCGCTGGCGCTTGCCTGCGGCAGCGGGGCCCCGATCGAAAAGGTCATCGTCAGCGGCACGGGGCTCGTTTCGATGCCCGAGGCGGAACGCACGATGATGTCGCTGCCGATCCTCTCGACGCTGCGGGAGACCATCGATCCCGACATGCTTGACGACGTCAGGGCGAAAGAGGCGGTGGCCTTCCGCGGCACGAACGACGGTATCTTCTCCGACGCCGCCTGCCGGTCGCTGCTCGCGGCGATAAACATACCCGAAGAAAATAAAAAATATCTCGTGATAGAAGGAGCTGACCATTCGATGAAAATGCGCAACGGCAGACATGATTCAAAGATCATGGATGAGATGCTCTCCATGTTGACTGGTCAATGA
- a CDS encoding M23 family metallopeptidase, producing the protein MKLFPKARAVLRALPLLLMLFAPAPLYADGVDYQEFQEDPLETAIRKLASPGDVEWDKEEMISGGAPDFIKNMKWPLEGGAFSRGFSRRRPNHSGVDLLAPKGTPIRAVLDGIVEVVSNGGAGFRGYGKVVVINHDGKLWTLYSHNSSNDVKVGQRVKQGDVIAKVGRTGRATANHLHFEVRNAKGTPLDPLKYLPKDGTPPKR; encoded by the coding sequence ATGAAGTTGTTCCCAAAGGCGCGCGCCGTTCTCCGCGCGCTGCCGCTTCTGTTGATGCTGTTCGCCCCCGCGCCGCTTTACGCAGACGGGGTCGACTACCAGGAGTTTCAGGAGGACCCGCTTGAGACGGCGATAAGAAAGCTTGCCTCGCCGGGAGATGTCGAGTGGGACAAAGAAGAGATGATTTCGGGCGGAGCGCCTGATTTTATAAAAAACATGAAATGGCCGCTCGAAGGCGGCGCCTTCAGCCGCGGATTCAGCCGCCGGAGGCCAAACCATTCCGGCGTGGACCTTCTCGCCCCGAAGGGCACCCCGATACGCGCCGTGCTTGACGGCATCGTCGAGGTCGTTTCAAACGGAGGGGCGGGCTTCCGCGGATACGGCAAAGTCGTCGTCATAAACCACGACGGCAAGCTATGGACCCTCTATTCGCATAATTCCTCCAACGACGTCAAGGTCGGGCAGCGGGTCAAGCAGGGAGACGTGATCGCCAAAGTGGGGCGGACGGGCCGCGCGACGGCGAACCACCTTCACTTTGAGGTGCGCAACGCGAAGGGTACGCCGCTGGACCCGCTGAAGTATCTGCCCAAAGACGGCACGCCGCCAAAACGCTGA
- a CDS encoding pyridoxal-phosphate dependent enzyme yields the protein MPRVRLLNSPTALEPLVRIQEEIGCGPVYIKRDDCMPLGLGGNKVRSLEFWMGEAIDKKSNVIVVAGAPVSNQCRLAAAAAAKLGIKCLILHSSDPIDLPSGNLLLNYLLGAEIRFIGKVDEDKRNQIAEDVMTQLKKDGHTPYLIGDPTVGAAGYIQGAFELYEQSQKYDVGLKHIFIPGSMGTTEAGFLIGNTLLSSPFTVHIISVEYKRQVLSNIIQNIYKKASEYLKLDTPPDSWREHTVIYDDYLGNGYDVPTKESTEAIKTAASLEGFFLENTYTSKTFAGMLDLLRKKTFKQNEVSCFIHTGGVPALFSQQNYLKELF from the coding sequence ATGCCAAGAGTCCGGCTACTAAACAGCCCGACGGCGCTTGAACCACTGGTAAGGATTCAGGAAGAGATAGGGTGCGGTCCGGTCTATATAAAGAGAGACGACTGTATGCCGCTAGGCCTGGGAGGCAATAAAGTCCGGAGCCTCGAATTTTGGATGGGGGAAGCTATAGATAAAAAATCCAACGTAATCGTGGTTGCGGGCGCACCCGTCTCCAACCAATGCCGCCTTGCCGCGGCAGCCGCCGCAAAGCTGGGTATAAAATGTTTGATACTGCACAGCTCTGACCCTATAGATTTACCGTCCGGAAATCTTCTCCTGAATTATCTGCTGGGAGCTGAGATCCGTTTTATTGGAAAGGTCGATGAGGATAAAAGAAATCAGATCGCAGAAGATGTAATGACGCAGCTCAAAAAGGACGGGCACACTCCATATTTAATCGGAGACCCCACCGTCGGTGCAGCAGGGTATATACAGGGCGCGTTTGAACTCTACGAGCAATCACAGAAATACGATGTTGGGCTCAAACATATCTTTATACCAGGATCCATGGGAACTACTGAGGCAGGTTTTTTAATTGGGAACACGCTGCTGTCTTCTCCGTTTACGGTACACATAATAAGCGTAGAATACAAGAGGCAAGTTCTCTCGAACATAATTCAGAACATCTATAAAAAAGCGTCCGAATACTTGAAGCTGGACACTCCGCCTGACTCTTGGAGGGAGCACACCGTAATTTACGACGATTATCTGGGAAATGGATATGACGTTCCAACAAAAGAGTCAACGGAAGCCATAAAAACAGCGGCATCGCTGGAAGGGTTTTTTCTGGAAAATACTTACACAAGCAAAACATTCGCCGGAATGCTTGACCTGCTCAGAAAAAAAACCTTTAAGCAAAATGAAGTTTCATGTTTCATCCATACAGGCGGCGTGCCCGCACTATTCTCTCAACAAAACTATTTAAAAGAACTATTTTAA
- a CDS encoding RidA family protein: MKTVIKTPTAPEAIGPYSQAILAGNLIFTSGQLPITPASGALVENDITAQTNQAIKNLEAVLLAAGASLSSVVKTSVFIADMTLFPVVNEVYSKYFAENAPARSCVEVSALPKGALIEIEAVAVRQ; encoded by the coding sequence ATGAAAACGGTAATAAAAACCCCAACAGCACCAGAAGCTATCGGCCCGTATTCACAGGCGATATTGGCAGGCAATTTGATTTTTACATCAGGACAGCTGCCCATCACACCGGCATCGGGCGCTCTGGTGGAAAATGATATCACCGCCCAGACTAATCAGGCAATAAAAAATCTCGAGGCAGTCCTCCTCGCAGCGGGGGCTTCTCTGTCTAGCGTGGTAAAGACATCCGTTTTTATTGCGGATATGACGCTTTTCCCCGTCGTCAATGAAGTATACTCAAAATATTTTGCCGAAAATGCGCCAGCAAGATCATGCGTGGAAGTTTCAGCTCTGCCTAAAGGGGCATTGATTGAAATTGAAGCGGTCGCAGTGAGGCAATAG
- a CDS encoding lysophospholipid acyltransferase family protein: MKTQRNWVYCITRFLVSIYFTLYHRLSIYGKDKIPRDRTVIVAPNHASYLDPPLVGYAFYPEYLKFVAWAKLFSFPLFGAFLRAMGSVPVSPDNKNSSAALLRLVMGFLEEGYNVFICPEGHRTEDGRLQPLEGGVAIMSLKTGTPVIPTYVSGTYRALSPRMKFPRPRKLTVTFGDPIDPASLPEGLTEKEKRRCILDKIEEFYKAEDAKDKEKYPLD, from the coding sequence GTGAAAACTCAAAGAAACTGGGTCTATTGCATAACGCGTTTTTTAGTGTCTATATATTTTACACTCTACCACAGATTGTCGATATACGGGAAGGATAAAATCCCGCGGGACCGCACGGTCATCGTCGCGCCGAACCACGCGAGTTACCTTGATCCGCCGCTGGTCGGCTATGCCTTCTACCCGGAATATCTGAAATTCGTTGCCTGGGCGAAGTTGTTTTCCTTTCCGCTCTTCGGAGCTTTCCTGCGCGCGATGGGTTCCGTGCCCGTCTCGCCGGACAACAAAAACAGCTCCGCCGCGCTGCTGCGCCTCGTGATGGGCTTTCTTGAAGAGGGCTACAACGTCTTCATCTGCCCCGAGGGACACCGGACCGAGGACGGGCGTCTGCAGCCGCTCGAGGGCGGCGTCGCGATCATGTCGCTCAAGACTGGGACTCCCGTGATCCCGACATACGTCTCCGGCACCTACCGCGCGCTGTCGCCGCGGATGAAATTCCCGCGTCCCCGCAAGCTGACGGTGACCTTCGGCGATCCGATCGATCCCGCCTCGCTGCCGGAAGGGCTGACGGAGAAGGAAAAACGCCGCTGTATCCTCGACAAGATAGAGGAATTTTACAAGGCGGAGGATGCGAAGGATAAGGAGAAGTATCCGCTGGACTAG
- a CDS encoding GTP-binding protein, translated as MFTRKQLMSRIIEAQEAGVPITNYGVAIAQLNGILERVTEMFAKR; from the coding sequence ATGTTCACGCGCAAACAGCTGATGAGCCGCATCATCGAGGCGCAGGAGGCCGGCGTGCCGATCACCAACTACGGCGTCGCCATCGCGCAGCTGAACGGCATTCTGGAACGGGTCACGGAGATGTTCGCTAAGCGGTGA
- a CDS encoding helix-turn-helix transcriptional regulator, giving the protein MPIVDTIASQFGINCEVVLHDLSMPQTSLVAISGEITKRALGAPITNYVIDLLKKHGDGVLDSYIYPSTTKDGKNLKSSTTFIRDRKKHIIGCLCINYCLDNISAAIHSLEELMAIPESANATKEEYTNDINEMVGNIIETALGKVNKPIAQMERSEKINFVKELDARGLFLVKGSVEMVAAKLDISKYTLYTYIDEIKKA; this is encoded by the coding sequence GTGCCTATCGTCGATACTATAGCCTCTCAGTTTGGAATAAATTGCGAGGTAGTACTACATGACCTTAGTATGCCACAAACATCCCTGGTGGCAATTTCCGGGGAGATAACAAAAAGGGCTTTGGGCGCTCCTATAACAAACTATGTGATAGACTTGTTGAAAAAACATGGCGACGGCGTCTTGGATTCGTATATTTATCCGTCCACTACAAAGGATGGCAAGAACCTAAAATCATCGACAACGTTTATACGTGATCGTAAAAAACATATAATCGGCTGTCTATGTATAAACTATTGCCTGGATAATATCTCCGCAGCCATCCATTCACTTGAGGAGCTAATGGCTATTCCCGAATCCGCAAACGCGACAAAAGAGGAATATACCAACGACATCAATGAGATGGTGGGAAATATCATAGAAACAGCACTCGGTAAAGTAAATAAACCTATAGCTCAAATGGAGAGATCAGAGAAGATCAATTTTGTAAAAGAGTTGGATGCCAGAGGATTATTTCTCGTAAAAGGCAGCGTCGAAATGGTCGCAGCCAAACTCGATATATCAAAATATACCCTTTATACCTATATAGATGAAATTAAAAAAGCATAA
- a CDS encoding DUF502 domain-containing protein: protein MDPDKNNDTAKKPDKGNVSFMGRLGRDFFLGCVAFLPLALFIFLFYYLIYFFESIGSVIFGITQSRRTTVAISVFLVFLLIYIGRKLRRRERSILNLLEQFIITKIPVVGGWYTTFRDILQTFTARGGENSYLGTAKVPVAGGYIIGFVSRREVLADGTAQLTVFVPTSPNPTTGLVFFFPEEEVEYLDMTPEKAFTKIISLGVKS from the coding sequence ATGGATCCGGATAAAAATAACGACACGGCAAAAAAACCTGATAAAGGCAATGTGAGTTTTATGGGCAGGCTGGGGCGCGACTTTTTTCTTGGCTGTGTGGCCTTTCTGCCGCTCGCGCTCTTCATCTTCCTCTTCTATTATCTGATATACTTCTTTGAATCTATCGGCTCCGTGATCTTCGGCATCACCCAGTCGCGCAGGACGACGGTGGCGATCAGCGTCTTCCTCGTCTTCCTCCTCATCTACATCGGCAGGAAGCTGCGCCGCCGCGAAAGGTCGATCCTGAACCTGCTGGAACAATTCATCATCACGAAGATCCCCGTGGTCGGCGGCTGGTATACGACCTTCCGCGACATCCTTCAGACCTTCACGGCGCGCGGCGGTGAAAACAGCTACCTCGGCACGGCGAAGGTCCCTGTGGCCGGCGGCTACATCATCGGCTTCGTCTCGCGGCGCGAGGTGCTGGCGGACGGCACGGCGCAGCTGACGGTCTTCGTCCCTACCTCGCCCAACCCCACGACGGGGCTGGTCTTCTTTTTCCCCGAAGAGGAGGTCGAATATTTGGATATGACCCCCGAGAAGGCCTTCACGAAAATAATATCGCTCGGCGTAAAATCGTAA
- a CDS encoding Na+/H+ antiporter NhaC family protein, with translation MAALLKLTPILALVAMLLNGMDILIAAPIATVFAAVLAIVLDHKGVQETIDAAVENAKGLMMIFFLLMVAYAMGEVFMATGVGASIINITMNLGVTGKTVATVALILTSVLSAATGTSWGTFAACIPVFAWLSHITGGSPILTVAAIAGGSCFGDNIGLISDTTVLSSGIQDVEVIDRVRHQVVWSLLCLLVAALCFYFMSSAMGLSNTPSDATKAVSAIPPEIWDVLKTKRPSAVALLEQVKNGVPMYMIVPLILVIGMAVYGISTLPCLFVGLFSALLFGLMAGTIPSISSYLALVTKGFADAGSWSVAMSMWTGAFGGIMKLMNAFEPISKLILLTAHNVRTLIFNNGILCLLCNAALGDCTGQIVTVGPVIKEMVEENVQGSEKDLYTLRLRNATMSDAFGVLGSQLIPWHGYMIFFTGLAMAVYPLYNFTPMAIISYNFYPMIACVSMMVLTITGWDRYIPLFKLPSEPEVQLKKNIAKQ, from the coding sequence ATGGCAGCCTTGTTAAAGCTTACGCCTATTCTTGCTCTCGTTGCGATGCTTTTAAATGGAATGGATATACTGATAGCTGCTCCGATTGCCACCGTATTCGCTGCCGTTTTGGCAATTGTCTTGGACCACAAGGGTGTTCAAGAAACAATAGATGCCGCTGTTGAAAACGCCAAAGGGCTGATGATGATATTTTTTCTGCTGATGGTAGCCTATGCCATGGGAGAGGTTTTCATGGCGACAGGGGTAGGGGCCTCGATAATAAACATTACAATGAACCTTGGCGTAACAGGAAAAACTGTCGCAACGGTAGCATTGATTCTGACATCGGTTCTGTCTGCGGCAACCGGCACATCATGGGGAACCTTTGCTGCGTGCATTCCAGTTTTCGCATGGCTCAGCCACATAACAGGCGGAAGTCCCATCCTTACTGTCGCCGCCATTGCCGGAGGTTCGTGTTTTGGCGATAATATCGGGCTCATTTCCGATACGACCGTTTTAAGCTCTGGCATTCAAGATGTCGAGGTCATTGACAGAGTTCGCCATCAGGTAGTATGGTCGCTTCTCTGCCTCCTTGTGGCGGCACTGTGTTTCTATTTTATGTCAAGCGCCATGGGACTTTCAAATACTCCGTCCGATGCGACAAAGGCAGTATCTGCAATTCCCCCGGAAATATGGGATGTTCTAAAAACTAAACGGCCTTCCGCGGTAGCTCTTTTGGAACAAGTTAAAAACGGTGTTCCTATGTATATGATAGTACCGCTTATTCTTGTCATCGGAATGGCCGTATACGGAATTTCAACACTGCCGTGCCTTTTCGTTGGATTGTTCTCTGCCTTGTTGTTCGGTTTGATGGCCGGGACAATTCCATCAATATCATCATATCTGGCTCTTGTCACAAAAGGCTTCGCCGATGCGGGGTCATGGTCTGTCGCAATGTCAATGTGGACCGGCGCATTTGGCGGTATAATGAAACTGATGAATGCTTTCGAGCCAATCTCAAAATTAATTCTGCTCACCGCGCATAATGTCAGAACCCTGATATTCAACAACGGCATTCTCTGCCTCTTATGCAATGCCGCTCTGGGAGATTGTACAGGGCAAATTGTGACGGTAGGCCCAGTCATAAAAGAAATGGTCGAAGAAAACGTACAGGGAAGCGAAAAAGATCTCTACACACTTCGCCTGCGCAATGCAACCATGTCCGATGCGTTCGGAGTTCTTGGATCCCAACTTATCCCGTGGCACGGCTACATGATTTTCTTTACAGGGCTTGCAATGGCAGTTTATCCCTTGTATAACTTCACGCCTATGGCGATAATTTCCTATAACTTTTACCCTATGATAGCTTGCGTATCAATGATGGTGCTAACTATCACAGGATGGGATAGGTACATACCGCTATTTAAATTGCCCTCGGAACCAGAGGTCCAATTAAAAAAGAATATTGCCAAACAATGA
- a CDS encoding phosphate butyryltransferase, which translates to MEQIRNLDQLLEYAKEVGPKKISVACAEDTEVMEAVENARKAGIANAFLVGNADKIKEVADKLGVDLANYEVIDEKGGEAASALKAVELVSSGQAQIVMKGMVATANFLRGVLNKEKGLRSGKTLSHVYIHQVKGYDRVFFISDPAFNMYPELKVKIDIVKNVVELAHAFGVACPKVAALAAVEVVNPDMPPTIDAAILTQMNRRGQIKGCLIDGPLALDNAVSPESAHHKGIKSDVAGYADILHVPTIESGNMLAKAIVYFAENKTAGIVLGAKAPVVLTSRADSAEAKLLSIASACALAAHQGK; encoded by the coding sequence ATGGAACAGATTCGTAATCTCGATCAGCTTTTGGAATACGCCAAGGAAGTCGGACCGAAAAAGATCAGCGTCGCCTGCGCCGAAGACACGGAAGTGATGGAAGCGGTGGAGAACGCCCGCAAGGCCGGAATCGCGAACGCATTCCTCGTCGGCAACGCCGATAAAATCAAAGAAGTCGCCGACAAACTCGGCGTGGACCTCGCCAACTATGAAGTCATCGACGAAAAGGGCGGAGAGGCCGCCTCGGCCCTCAAAGCCGTTGAACTCGTCTCCAGCGGCCAGGCGCAGATCGTTATGAAGGGCATGGTCGCCACCGCCAACTTCCTGCGCGGAGTCCTCAACAAAGAGAAGGGGCTTCGCAGCGGCAAGACGCTCTCGCACGTCTACATCCATCAGGTGAAGGGCTATGACCGCGTATTCTTTATCTCGGACCCGGCCTTCAACATGTATCCCGAACTTAAGGTAAAGATCGACATCGTCAAAAACGTCGTCGAGCTCGCCCACGCCTTCGGCGTCGCCTGCCCGAAGGTCGCCGCCCTAGCCGCGGTCGAAGTTGTCAACCCCGACATGCCGCCGACCATTGACGCGGCGATCCTTACGCAGATGAACCGCCGCGGCCAGATCAAGGGCTGCCTCATCGACGGCCCCCTCGCGCTCGACAACGCCGTCTCGCCCGAATCGGCGCACCACAAGGGGATCAAATCAGACGTCGCCGGATATGCCGACATCCTCCACGTCCCGACGATCGAGTCCGGCAACATGCTTGCCAAGGCCATCGTCTACTTCGCGGAAAACAAGACGGCGGGCATAGTCCTCGGAGCCAAAGCCCCGGTGGTGCTCACGAGCCGCGCCGACTCCGCGGAAGCGAAGCTCCTTTCGATCGCCTCGGCCTGCGCGCTTGCCGCACATCAGGGAAAATAG
- the hydF gene encoding [FeFe] hydrogenase H-cluster maturation GTPase HydF, translating into MALMETPRSNRLHIAFYGRRNAGKSSLINMVTAQRTALVSEHAGTTTDPVIKSMELLPLGPIAVIDTAGLDDTGELGALRIERSKEMMDRTDLALLVIAADETADLSFEKEWLEELHARKTTVIGVMNQIDRLDAAEIEPRRAALEAALGIPFTAVSATDKGYRAALLSAIVKNAPTDFESPTLTGDLFKPGEAVVLVAPQDIQAPKGRLILPQVQVIRDILDNKGMALTCTADQLPGMLAALREPPALVITDSQVFARVNALLPRTVPLTSFSIIMARSKGELSAFVEGAKAIEKLKPTDKVLIAEACTHAPLNEDIGREKLPRWLRERAGGSLTAEIATGLDFPKNLKEYALILHCGGCMFTRKQLMSRIIEAQEAGVPITNYGVAIAQLNGILERVTEMFAHKPA; encoded by the coding sequence ATGGCGCTCATGGAGACGCCGCGTTCAAACCGGCTGCATATCGCCTTCTACGGCAGGCGCAACGCGGGCAAATCAAGCCTTATAAATATGGTTACGGCCCAGCGGACGGCGCTCGTTTCAGAACACGCAGGCACGACGACCGACCCCGTGATAAAGAGCATGGAACTGCTGCCGCTAGGCCCGATCGCCGTCATCGACACCGCCGGCCTCGACGACACGGGCGAGCTGGGAGCGCTGCGCATCGAGCGTTCCAAAGAGATGATGGACCGCACGGACCTCGCGCTGCTGGTGATAGCCGCGGATGAAACGGCGGACCTATCGTTTGAGAAAGAGTGGCTGGAAGAGCTGCACGCGCGCAAGACCACCGTCATCGGCGTCATGAACCAGATCGACAGACTGGACGCGGCGGAGATCGAACCGCGCCGCGCCGCGCTGGAGGCCGCGCTCGGCATCCCCTTCACCGCGGTCTCGGCGACAGACAAGGGTTACCGCGCCGCGCTGCTCTCGGCGATCGTCAAGAACGCGCCGACGGACTTTGAGAGCCCGACGCTCACCGGCGATCTATTCAAACCCGGCGAGGCCGTCGTGCTCGTCGCGCCGCAGGATATCCAGGCCCCCAAGGGACGCCTGATACTGCCGCAGGTACAGGTGATACGAGACATCCTCGACAACAAAGGCATGGCGCTCACCTGCACCGCCGACCAGCTTCCCGGGATGCTCGCCGCGCTCAGAGAGCCGCCGGCGCTCGTGATAACCGACTCGCAGGTCTTCGCGCGCGTCAACGCGCTGCTGCCGCGCACGGTACCGCTCACCTCATTTTCGATAATAATGGCGCGCAGCAAAGGCGAGCTTTCGGCCTTCGTCGAAGGGGCGAAGGCGATCGAAAAACTCAAACCGACGGACAAGGTGCTGATCGCCGAGGCCTGCACCCACGCGCCGCTCAACGAAGACATCGGCCGCGAAAAACTGCCGCGCTGGCTCCGCGAAAGGGCGGGCGGGAGTTTGACGGCGGAGATAGCCACCGGCCTCGACTTTCCGAAGAATCTCAAAGAATACGCCCTCATCCTCCACTGCGGCGGCTGCATGTTCACGCGCAAACAGCTGATGAGCCGCATCATCGAGGCGCAGGAGGCCGGCGTGCCAATCACCAACTACGGCGTCGCCATCGCGCAGCTGAACGGCATTCTGGAACGGGTCACGGAGATGTTCGCTCACAAGCCAGCGTAG
- a CDS encoding TM1266 family iron-only hydrogenase system putative regulator, protein MDGEKREENRIGVAAIIVEDPESVREVNEALHNFSGLIVGRLGIPYRERGVNVISVVFDGVPDQISALTGKLGKIKSVTVKAVMSKK, encoded by the coding sequence ATGGACGGGGAAAAGAGAGAGGAAAACAGGATCGGCGTCGCAGCGATCATCGTCGAGGACCCGGAGAGCGTCCGCGAGGTGAACGAAGCGCTGCATAATTTCAGCGGCCTCATCGTTGGGCGGCTGGGGATACCTTACAGGGAGCGCGGGGTGAACGTCATTTCGGTGGTATTCGACGGCGTGCCGGACCAGATAAGCGCGCTGACGGGGAAGCTCGGCAAAATCAAATCGGTGACGGTCAAGGCCGTCATGTCAAAAAAATAG
- a CDS encoding ABC transporter substrate-binding protein, translating into MKRMIMAFLATLAFAAAAGAADYPAKLAVTYVKAPLNVPSIVAKYNKTFEAAYPGVALTFPELTEGPKQTAALAAGEIGIASCLGSTSALLAASEGLDIRIVGVYSRAPKAFMIVVKDPAIKSVRDLKGKKVAGPKGTILHQLLAAALEKEGMSVKDVQFVQMDLPSGANALSNGSVDAALLAGPAAYNTLASGARMLRNGEGLVDATIVIATTEKFMKQYPKAVETFMAAHKKSIEWMKKNPQAAKEMTQKETGLPMAGVEAMYPWYDFDPRIRKADIEELVRTQQFMLDNGLQRKKIDDVRKLVK; encoded by the coding sequence ATGAAAAGGATGATAATGGCATTTCTCGCGACACTGGCCTTCGCGGCCGCCGCCGGCGCCGCGGACTACCCCGCGAAGCTAGCCGTCACCTACGTAAAAGCGCCGCTCAACGTTCCCTCGATCGTCGCAAAGTACAACAAGACCTTTGAGGCGGCCTATCCCGGCGTGGCGCTCACATTTCCCGAACTCACGGAGGGGCCGAAACAGACCGCCGCGCTCGCGGCGGGAGAGATAGGCATCGCCAGCTGCCTCGGCTCCACTTCGGCGCTGCTCGCCGCCTCCGAGGGACTCGACATCAGGATCGTCGGCGTCTACTCGCGCGCGCCGAAGGCTTTCATGATCGTTGTCAAAGATCCCGCGATAAAATCTGTGCGCGACCTTAAAGGCAAAAAGGTCGCCGGGCCCAAAGGAACGATCCTTCACCAGCTGCTCGCCGCCGCCCTTGAAAAAGAGGGAATGAGCGTAAAGGACGTCCAGTTCGTGCAGATGGACCTCCCCTCCGGCGCTAACGCCCTGTCAAACGGCAGCGTAGACGCCGCCCTGCTGGCGGGACCGGCGGCCTACAACACGCTGGCCTCCGGCGCGCGGATGCTCAGGAACGGCGAGGGGCTGGTCGACGCGACGATCGTGATCGCGACTACCGAAAAGTTCATGAAGCAATACCCCAAGGCCGTAGAGACCTTCATGGCCGCCCATAAGAAAAGTATCGAATGGATGAAGAAAAACCCCCAGGCGGCGAAAGAGATGACGCAAAAGGAGACCGGGCTGCCGATGGCCGGCGTCGAAGCGATGTACCCGTGGTATGACTTCGACCCGCGGATACGCAAGGCCGACATCGAGGAGCTGGTGCGCACGCAGCAGTTCATGCTCGACAACGGCCTTCAGCGCAAGAAGATCGACGACGTCAGGAAGCTGGTAAAGTAA